The following are from one region of the Geoalkalibacter subterraneus genome:
- a CDS encoding EVE domain-containing protein has product MTHSQNDRFDMRASPDKPIWFMVDVQNAADLARPLTRDVLRDHPILAGMDVLRKGNRLSIQPVTEEQWQAVLEMGGAQDHFV; this is encoded by the coding sequence TTGACGCACTCGCAAAATGATCGATTTGATATGCGCGCCAGTCCGGACAAGCCTATCTGGTTTATGGTCGATGTCCAGAATGCTGCAGACCTGGCGCGTCCGCTGACGCGCGATGTGCTGCGGGATCACCCGATCCTGGCCGGGATGGATGTTTTGAGAAAGGGCAATCGCCTCTCAATACAGCCTGTGACCGAGGAACAGTGGCAGGCCGTGTTGGAAATGGGCGGTGCTCAAGATCATTTTGTATA